In Pseudomonas putida, a genomic segment contains:
- the lapG gene encoding cysteine protease LapG, which yields MQVSSVAAIRALKPTAPPLTLRLTLAMLLSAMVVLGLRADWDFAQISQRAQALYGPLGQGKQRIDAWQRLLATQSQGSETQRLQEVNQFFNQQLGYVEDIDLWHEVDYWATPIQSLLKGAGDCEDYAIAKYFSLRRMGIPSEKLRITYVKALSQNRAHMVLTYYASPQAEPLVLDSLMNAIKPASQRNDLLPVYAFNGEGMWLSNAGGNKKVGDTKRLSRWQDLLKKMQAEGFDGEPVY from the coding sequence ATGCAGGTGTCGTCAGTGGCGGCGATCCGAGCCCTCAAACCTACGGCGCCACCCCTGACACTGCGCCTGACCCTGGCCATGCTGCTGAGCGCGATGGTCGTGCTCGGCCTGCGCGCGGACTGGGACTTCGCCCAGATCAGCCAGCGCGCCCAGGCCCTCTACGGCCCGCTTGGCCAGGGCAAGCAGCGCATCGATGCCTGGCAGCGCCTGCTGGCCACCCAGAGCCAGGGCAGCGAGACGCAGCGCCTGCAGGAGGTCAACCAGTTCTTCAACCAGCAGCTGGGCTATGTGGAAGACATCGACCTGTGGCACGAGGTGGACTACTGGGCCACCCCGATCCAGTCGCTGCTCAAGGGCGCCGGCGATTGCGAGGACTATGCTATCGCCAAGTATTTCAGCCTGCGACGCATGGGCATCCCCAGCGAAAAGCTGCGCATCACCTACGTCAAGGCGCTGAGCCAGAACCGCGCGCACATGGTCCTGACCTATTACGCCAGCCCCCAGGCCGAGCCGCTGGTGCTCGACAGCCTGATGAACGCGATCAAGCCCGCCAGCCAGCGCAACGACCTGCTGCCGGTGTATGCCTTCAATGGCGAGGGCATGTGGCTGAGCAATGCCGGCGGCAACAAGAAGGTGGGCGACACCAAGCGGTTGTCGCGCTGGCAGGATTTGCTGAAAAAAATGCAGGCCGAAGGGTTCGATGGCGAACCCGTGTACTGA